In Thermoplasmata archaeon, the DNA window GGAGATGCGCGGGCGTCAGGACGGACGCGGGCGAAATAAGGGCCAGCGCGGTTTTGGCCGCGCCCGGCAGGGTGGGCGCGGGCTGGCTGCGCGAGATGGTCGGCAGATACGGAATCAGGGCCCACCACGGCCCCCTCGACCTCGGCGTCAGGGTCGAAGTTCCGGCGGTCACGATGGACCCCGTGACGAAGATCAACCGGGATCCCAAGTTTCACATAAGAACGAAGAGCTACGACGACTTCGTCAGGACCTTCTGCTGCAACGACAGGGGCTATGTGGTGAAGGAGGACCACGGCGACTTCGTCGCCACGAACGGCCACTCGCGCACCGACAAAAGCTCCGAGAACACGAACTTCGCCTTCCTCGTCCAGATATCCCTGACGGAGCCCGTGCAGGACACGACCGAGTACGGCCGTTACATCGCCCGGATGGCGACCAACATCGGGGGTGGGAAGCCTATCCTTCAGAGGATGGGTGACCTCCGGAGGGGGAGGCGCTCGACGGCGGATAGGATAAGGCGCTCCCGAGTTCCCCCGACCCTGACCGATGTGACGCCTGGGGACATCTCGATGGCTCTGCCACACCGCGTCGTCGTGGACATTATCGAGGGCCTCGAGATTCTCGACAAAATCATCCCGGGCGTGGCGGCCGACTCCACCCTCCTCTACGCCCCCGAGGTCAAGTTCTACGGGATGAGAATCGAGGTCGGGAGGGACATGCAGACCTCACTACCCGGCCTCTACGCCGCGGGCGACGGCGCGGGTCTCTCGAGGGACATCGTGAAGGCCGCCGCCACAGGAATTCTGGCGGCGAGGGGAATTCTCGGGGAGCCCTGAGCGGGCGCGCCGGTCCCCCCACTGCCGCCCGGGCGCGGCCGCGCCGGCGCCGGTGGACCGGCCCGCTCGATGCGCCGCGTCCCGGAGGATACTTTTTTACCGGAGACGCCGATGCCAGTCCGATGGCGTGGGGCTCGAGGGTGGCCGAGTACCTGAAGCTCGCGCGATCCTTCAACCTGGCCCTGACGGCGGTGGCGCCCGTGTTCGGGGCGCTGGCGATGGGGGAGCGCTCGCTCCTGCCCCTCCTCCAGCTCTTCGTCGTCGGCGCGGGCGCGCACATCTACGGCTTCGTTCTGAACGACTACCTGGACATGAAAATCGATAGGCTCTCCGAGGACCTCAAGGAGAGGCCGCTCGTCAGCGGCTCCGTGAGCCCCGGCGCCGCGCTCGCGTTCGCGCTCTCCGGCCTCGGGCTGATGCTCGGCCTCGGCTGGGCGATGGTCGCCGGCTACCCGCGCGCATTCGTCGTCCTCCTCATCGCGGTCCTTCTGGCCACGATATACAACCTTATCAGCAAGCACCTACCCGGGATGGACATATTCGTGGCCTCCGCCGTGTTCTTCCTGTGCGTCTTCGGGGCGGTGACGGTGGCGAGGGACATCCTCTACGTGAGCAGGCTCGCCTGGATTGTCTGCGGCCTCGGCGGGCTTCAGGTGCTCTTCATGAACGTCGTCGCCGGCGGCCTGAAGGACATAGACCACGACTCGAGGGGAGGGGCGAGGACGCTCGCGGTGGCGATGGGCTGCAGGGTCGTGGGCCGGGACAACAGGCTCGAGATTCCGGGCTTCTTCAGGGCCCTCGCCTACACAATCCAGCTCCTCTTCATCATCGCACTCTTCTCGCCCTTCGTTCTGGGCCTCCTCCCGCGGGAGGGCTGGCCCCTGCCGGGGTGGTTCCTGCCCGTGCTCCTCGCCGTTCTGCTCGCGGGCTCGGCCGCCATGCTGGCGGTCTCAGGCCTCCTCCTCAACCAGAGGCGCTTCGTGCGGGACAGGATGAGAAGGCTCATAGGGACCCACTACATACTCAACTACATACTCGTTCCCGTCATGCTCGTCGCGCTGGAACCGTGGATACTGGTGCTCTCGGTGGTCCCGCCGCTGGGCTTCGTGCTGTCCAATGCAGCCCTCTCGGGCGGGGCGATGAGGCCCGCGACGATGTGAGACGCGGCGGCGGGCTCCCGACCGGCCCGGGGAGATGGGCCCGCGCGGGCGGGTGCTCCCGCGGCGCGGCAGAGGGGAGGGACAGCCGGCGCCGGGCGGCGTGAGCGGGCGCGGGAGAGCGGGGATGGACGGCGGGGGAGCGAGGGAATAGAGGGGAGCTGCGGGTGATGGCGGCAGGGAATTCCGTGGGGCGCGCGCGCGGTGAAGAGGCTGGAGATGGAGCCACCCGGGCCCGGGCGATGAGGCTCATCCTCCTTTTTGGAGTCGTGAGCCTTCTCGGGGACATTGTCTACGAGGGAGCGAGGGGCGTGACGGGCCCGTTCCTGCTCCTGCTCGGGGCGGGCGCGGGGCTCGTCGGCATCGTCGCGGGCTCGGCGGAGCTGCTGGGCTACGGCCTGAGGGTGGCCTCGGGCCTCGCCTCGGACAGGAGGGGCGCGCGCTGGGCGCTGACGCTCGCCGGCTACGGACTCATCGGGGCCATTCCGCTGCTCGCGGTCGCGGGGGCGTGGCAGTCCGCGGCCCTCCTGATTCTCATGGAGAGGATCGGCAAGGCCCTGCGCAGCCCCGCGAGGGACGCCCTGATGTCGGACGCGGCCCGTAGGGTCGGGACGGGCTGGGGCTTCGGCGTCCACGAGGCGCTCGACCAGCTCGGCGCGATTCTCGGGCCGCTCATTCTCGCGGGCTTTTTCATCCTCAGGGGAACGGCGGGAGGGGCCGGAGCGGCCGATGACTACAGGGCGGGACTGGCGGTGCTGGCCGTGCCCTACGCCCTCATGATGGCCGTGCTGGTCGCAA includes these proteins:
- a CDS encoding NAD(P)/FAD-dependent oxidoreductase, with protein sequence MAQDYDVSIVGAGPAGLFAARELAGRKRVVVVDEGRGIPERSCPMEAFALCRHCQPCGILCGVGGAGTFSDGILNLRPDVGGDLQALTGSGDAAWALVAEVDRAFVGYGAPAQLIDPPRFEVEALERRAASVGARFIEIRQRHIGTDRAPAVMGAFERELRSKGVDFMLRTRVTDLIVEGGRCAGVRTDAGEIRASAVLAAPGRVGAGWLREMVGRYGIRAHHGPLDLGVRVEVPAVTMDPVTKINRDPKFHIRTKSYDDFVRTFCCNDRGYVVKEDHGDFVATNGHSRTDKSSENTNFAFLVQISLTEPVQDTTEYGRYIARMATNIGGGKPILQRMGDLRRGRRSTADRIRRSRVPPTLTDVTPGDISMALPHRVVVDIIEGLEILDKIIPGVAADSTLLYAPEVKFYGMRIEVGRDMQTSLPGLYAAGDGAGLSRDIVKAAATGILAARGILGEP
- a CDS encoding UbiA family prenyltransferase, whose protein sequence is MAWGSRVAEYLKLARSFNLALTAVAPVFGALAMGERSLLPLLQLFVVGAGAHIYGFVLNDYLDMKIDRLSEDLKERPLVSGSVSPGAALAFALSGLGLMLGLGWAMVAGYPRAFVVLLIAVLLATIYNLISKHLPGMDIFVASAVFFLCVFGAVTVARDILYVSRLAWIVCGLGGLQVLFMNVVAGGLKDIDHDSRGGARTLAVAMGCRVVGRDNRLEIPGFFRALAYTIQLLFIIALFSPFVLGLLPREGWPLPGWFLPVLLAVLLAGSAAMLAVSGLLLNQRRFVRDRMRRLIGTHYILNYILVPVMLVALEPWILVLSVVPPLGFVLSNAALSGGAMRPATM